A window from Azoarcus sp. DD4 encodes these proteins:
- the hutG gene encoding formimidoylglutamase — protein MNDPPDSVTAWRGRIDPEPDSLRWHQVVRPLAAADAPGVALLGFCCDEGVRRNLGRTGAAAGPAAIRRALAGLAWHRDGPAFDAGDVACADGDLDAAQLRLAAGVAALLDAGHLPVVLGGGHELAFGSWQGLARHLAGRGTQAPRIGIVNLDAHFDLRDPAHAHSSGTPFAQIAEACATRGWPFRYACLGVSRAANTRALYRRAAELDVLVREDRDITPSGIAAIGAELDAFVTACDHVHLSIDLDVLPACEAPGVSAPAARGVPLALLEPLVERVRDSGRLRLAELAELNPEFDIDNRSARVAARLIHLLTLDG, from the coding sequence ATGAACGACCCGCCCGACAGCGTCACCGCCTGGCGCGGACGCATCGACCCGGAGCCGGACAGCCTGCGCTGGCACCAGGTGGTCCGTCCACTGGCCGCGGCGGATGCCCCCGGCGTCGCGCTGCTCGGTTTCTGCTGCGACGAGGGCGTGCGCCGCAATCTCGGCCGCACGGGCGCAGCCGCCGGGCCGGCAGCAATCCGCCGGGCGCTGGCGGGGCTGGCCTGGCATCGCGACGGGCCGGCCTTCGACGCCGGCGACGTCGCCTGTGCCGACGGCGACCTCGACGCCGCCCAGCTGCGGCTCGCGGCCGGGGTCGCCGCGCTGCTCGACGCCGGTCACCTGCCGGTGGTGCTCGGTGGCGGCCACGAACTCGCCTTCGGCAGCTGGCAGGGCCTGGCGCGGCACCTCGCCGGCCGCGGGACGCAAGCGCCACGCATCGGCATCGTCAATCTCGACGCCCATTTCGACCTGCGCGATCCGGCCCACGCCCATTCCTCCGGCACACCCTTCGCGCAGATCGCCGAGGCCTGCGCCACACGCGGCTGGCCCTTCCGCTACGCCTGCCTGGGCGTGAGCCGCGCCGCCAACACCCGCGCGCTCTACCGTCGCGCCGCCGAACTCGACGTGCTGGTGCGCGAAGACCGCGACATCACGCCGTCCGGCATCGCCGCCATCGGTGCCGAACTCGATGCCTTCGTCACCGCCTGCGACCACGTCCACCTCAGCATCGATCTCGACGTGCTGCCCGCCTGCGAAGCGCCCGGCGTCAGCGCGCCGGCCGCCCGCGGCGTGCCGCTGGCCCTGCTCGAACCGCTCGTCGAGCGTGTGCGCGACAGCGGCAGGCTGCGGCTCGCCGAACTCGCCGAACTCAACCCCGAGTTCGACATCGACAACCGCAGCGCCCGCGTTGCGGCGCGGCTGATCCACCTGCTCACCCTGGACGGCTGA
- the hutU gene encoding urocanate hydratase, with translation MSTFRDTEIRAPRGTTLSARSWLTEAPLRMLMNNLDPEVAENPKALVVYGGIGRAARDWECYDRIVEVLRRLGDTETLLIQSGKPVGVFETHRDAPRVLLANSNLVPHWATWEHFNELDRKGLMMYGQMTAGSWIYIGSQGIVQGTFETFAEAGRQHYRGNLAGRWVLSAGLGGMGGAQPLAATMAGACALVVECRQSRIDFRLRTRYLDEQATDLDDALARIQRYVERGAAVSIGLCGNAAEILPELARRGVRPDMVTDQTSAHDPLHGYLPIGWSWDEYVARAQTEPDVVVAAARRSMAVHVRAMLDFQQMGVPTFDYGNNIRQMALEEGVANAFDFPGFVPAYIRPLFCQGVGPFRWVALSGDPEDIHRTDAKVKELIPDAPQLHRWLDMAGERIAFQGLPARICWVGLADRARLGQAFNAMVASGELKAPIVIGRDHLDSGSVASPNRETERMLDGSDAVSDWPLLNALLNTASGATWVSLHHGGGVGMGYSQHAGVVIVADGTPEAHVRLGRVLRNDPGSGVMRHADAGYEAARRCARDNGLDLPMLDAGREA, from the coding sequence ATGAGCACGTTCCGCGACACCGAAATCCGCGCCCCGCGCGGCACCACCCTCAGCGCCCGGAGCTGGCTGACAGAAGCGCCGCTACGCATGCTGATGAACAACCTCGACCCCGAGGTGGCCGAGAATCCGAAGGCGCTGGTGGTCTATGGCGGCATCGGCCGCGCCGCGCGCGACTGGGAGTGCTACGACCGCATCGTCGAGGTGCTGCGCCGGCTCGGTGACACCGAAACCCTGCTGATCCAGTCGGGCAAGCCGGTCGGCGTGTTCGAGACCCACCGCGATGCACCGCGCGTGCTGCTGGCCAATTCCAACCTGGTGCCGCACTGGGCCACCTGGGAACATTTCAACGAGCTCGACCGCAAGGGCCTGATGATGTACGGCCAGATGACGGCCGGCTCGTGGATCTACATCGGCTCGCAGGGCATCGTGCAGGGCACCTTTGAAACCTTCGCCGAGGCCGGCCGTCAGCACTACCGCGGCAACCTTGCCGGGCGCTGGGTGCTCAGCGCCGGCCTCGGCGGCATGGGCGGCGCCCAGCCGCTGGCCGCGACGATGGCCGGCGCCTGCGCGCTGGTCGTCGAATGCCGGCAGTCGCGCATCGACTTCCGGCTGCGCACCCGCTACCTCGACGAACAGGCCACCGACCTCGACGACGCACTCGCCCGCATCCAGCGCTACGTCGAGCGCGGCGCGGCGGTCTCGATCGGGCTGTGCGGCAACGCCGCCGAAATACTGCCCGAACTGGCGCGCCGCGGCGTGCGTCCGGACATGGTGACCGACCAGACCAGCGCCCACGACCCGCTGCACGGCTACCTGCCGATCGGCTGGAGTTGGGACGAATACGTCGCCCGCGCGCAGACCGAACCCGACGTGGTGGTCGCCGCCGCCCGGCGCTCGATGGCGGTACATGTGCGCGCGATGCTGGACTTCCAGCAGATGGGCGTGCCCACCTTCGACTACGGCAACAACATCCGCCAGATGGCCCTGGAAGAAGGCGTCGCCAACGCCTTCGACTTCCCCGGCTTCGTGCCCGCCTACATCCGCCCGCTGTTCTGCCAGGGCGTCGGCCCCTTCCGCTGGGTGGCGCTGTCCGGCGACCCGGAAGACATCCACCGGACCGACGCCAAGGTCAAGGAACTGATCCCGGACGCCCCGCAGCTGCACCGCTGGCTGGACATGGCGGGCGAGCGCATCGCCTTCCAGGGCCTGCCGGCGCGGATCTGCTGGGTCGGCCTGGCCGACCGTGCCCGCCTCGGCCAGGCCTTCAACGCCATGGTCGCCAGCGGCGAGCTGAAGGCGCCCATCGTCATCGGCCGCGACCACCTCGATTCCGGCTCGGTCGCCAGCCCCAACCGCGAGACCGAGCGCATGCTGGACGGCTCGGACGCGGTGTCCGACTGGCCGCTGCTGAACGCGCTGCTCAACACCGCCAGCGGCGCCACCTGGGTATCGCTGCACCACGGCGGCGGCGTCGGCATGGGCTACTCGCAGCATGCCGGCGTGGTGATCGTGGCCGACGGCACGCCGGAAGCGCACGTGCGCCTCGGCCGTGTGTTGCGCAACGACCCGGGCAGCGGGGTGATGCGCCACGCCGATGCCGGCTACGAAGCAGCCCGCCGCTGCGCCCGCGACAACGGTCTCGACCTGCCGATGCTGGACGCCGGCCGGGAGGCATGA
- the hutH gene encoding histidine ammonia-lyase gives MGGSEIELVPGSLTLAQLRQAYHGPLQLRLAAGADDAIARSLACVRRVVDEDRVAYGINTGFGQLAQTHIARDELEQLQRALVLSHACGVGEALDDDTVRLILLLKVNSLARGCSGVRRDVIDALVALVNAGVYPEIPAKGSVGASGDLAPLAHMALVLLGEGRARHRGCWLPAREALAAAGLAPLTLAAKEGLALVNGTQVSAAYALRGLFDAEDLFAAALVCGSLTVEAALASRVPFDARIHAARGQRGQIDAAAAYRHLLEASSEIAQSHVACGKVQDPYSLRCQPQVMGACLTQIRQAAEVLAAEADAVSDNPLVFADADGGGDILSGGNFHAEPVAMAADNLALAFAEIGALSERRIALLIDAGLSRLPPFLVAHSGLNSGFMIAQVTAAALASDNKALAHPASVDSLPTSANQEDHVSMAPNAGRRLWAMADNLRGILAIEWLAACQGLDFRAGLKSSPPLEAARALLRERVPFYREDRYFAPDIAAATALLHSRCLSALMPPGLLPSQG, from the coding sequence ATGGGCGGAAGCGAGATCGAGCTGGTACCGGGCAGCCTCACGCTGGCCCAGCTGCGGCAGGCCTACCACGGCCCGCTGCAGCTGCGACTCGCCGCCGGTGCCGACGACGCCATCGCGCGTAGCCTCGCCTGCGTACGCCGCGTGGTCGACGAGGACCGCGTCGCCTACGGCATCAACACCGGCTTCGGCCAGCTCGCCCAGACCCACATCGCCCGCGACGAACTCGAACAGCTGCAGCGCGCGCTGGTGCTGTCGCACGCCTGCGGCGTCGGCGAGGCGCTGGACGACGACACCGTGCGGCTGATCCTGCTGCTCAAGGTGAACAGCCTTGCGCGCGGCTGCTCGGGCGTGCGCCGCGACGTAATCGACGCGCTGGTCGCATTGGTGAATGCCGGGGTCTATCCGGAGATCCCGGCCAAGGGTTCGGTCGGCGCCTCCGGCGACCTCGCGCCGCTCGCCCACATGGCGCTGGTGCTGCTCGGCGAAGGCCGCGCCCGCCACCGCGGCTGCTGGCTGCCGGCGCGCGAGGCGCTCGCGGCGGCAGGGCTGGCACCGCTCACGCTCGCCGCCAAGGAAGGCCTGGCGCTGGTGAACGGCACCCAGGTGTCCGCCGCCTACGCGCTGCGCGGCCTCTTCGATGCGGAAGACCTGTTCGCCGCAGCGCTGGTGTGCGGCAGCCTGACGGTGGAAGCGGCGCTCGCCTCGCGCGTGCCCTTCGATGCGCGCATCCACGCCGCGCGCGGCCAGCGCGGCCAGATCGACGCGGCCGCCGCCTACCGCCACCTGCTCGAAGCGAGCAGTGAAATCGCGCAGTCCCACGTCGCCTGCGGCAAGGTGCAGGACCCGTACTCGCTGCGCTGCCAGCCGCAGGTGATGGGCGCCTGTCTCACCCAGATCCGCCAGGCGGCGGAGGTGCTCGCCGCCGAGGCGGACGCCGTTTCCGACAACCCGCTGGTGTTCGCCGATGCCGACGGGGGCGGCGACATTCTCTCCGGCGGCAACTTCCACGCCGAGCCGGTGGCGATGGCGGCCGACAACCTCGCGCTTGCCTTCGCCGAGATCGGCGCACTTTCCGAGCGCCGCATCGCACTGCTGATCGACGCCGGCCTGTCGCGCCTGCCGCCCTTCCTCGTCGCCCACAGCGGGCTCAACTCCGGCTTCATGATCGCCCAGGTCACCGCCGCTGCGCTCGCCAGCGACAACAAGGCGCTCGCCCATCCCGCCAGCGTGGACAGCCTGCCGACCTCGGCCAACCAGGAAGACCACGTGTCGATGGCGCCCAACGCCGGCCGCCGGCTGTGGGCGATGGCCGACAACCTGCGCGGCATCCTCGCCATCGAATGGCTGGCCGCCTGCCAGGGGCTGGACTTTCGCGCCGGACTGAAGAGCTCGCCGCCGCTGGAGGCCGCCCGCGCCCTGCTGCGCGAACGCGTGCCCTTCTACCGCGAAGACCGCTACTTCGCCCCCGACATCGCCGCCGCCACCGCGCTGCTGCACAGCCGCTGCCTGTCGGCACTGATGCCGCCCGGCCTGCTGCCCTCGCAGGGCTGA
- the hutC gene encoding histidine utilization repressor, whose protein sequence is MASPAPRYRQIETFLLDRIHRGAYPLHHRIPPEEQLARDFGVSRMTANKAIQNLVRQGYLVRQPGLGTFVTERKAESVLDEVLNIAAEVRGRGNAYRNEVLCREEIEADDEVALRLGVRLGSRVFHTLIVHRENEVPIQLEERYVNPKWAPDYLDTDFSRHTPNEVLVAACPISDVEHVVEAVPLDPQTATWLETTPGAPCLRMTRRTWSNEHLVSYARLIHPGERYKLRSSMRNLR, encoded by the coding sequence ATGGCCAGCCCCGCGCCCCGCTACCGCCAGATCGAGACCTTCCTGCTCGACAGGATCCACCGCGGCGCCTACCCGCTGCACCACCGGATTCCACCCGAGGAACAGCTCGCGCGCGACTTCGGCGTCAGCCGCATGACCGCCAACAAGGCCATCCAGAACCTGGTGCGGCAGGGCTACCTCGTCCGCCAGCCCGGGCTGGGCACCTTCGTCACCGAGCGCAAGGCCGAATCCGTGCTGGACGAGGTGCTCAACATCGCTGCCGAGGTACGCGGCCGCGGCAATGCCTACCGCAACGAGGTGCTCTGCCGCGAGGAAATCGAGGCCGACGACGAGGTCGCGCTGCGCCTCGGCGTGCGCCTGGGCAGCCGGGTGTTCCACACCCTCATCGTCCATCGCGAGAACGAGGTGCCCATCCAGCTGGAGGAACGCTACGTCAATCCGAAATGGGCGCCGGACTACCTCGATACCGATTTTTCGCGCCACACCCCCAACGAGGTGCTGGTGGCCGCCTGCCCCATCTCCGACGTCGAGCACGTGGTCGAGGCAGTGCCGCTCGATCCGCAGACCGCCACCTGGCTGGAGACGACACCCGGCGCGCCCTGCCTGCGGATGACCCGCCGCACCTGGTCGAACGAGCACCTCGTCAGCTACGCCCGGCTGATCCACCCCGGCGAGCGCTACAAGCTGCGCTCGTCGATGCGCAACCTGCGCTAG
- a CDS encoding polysaccharide pyruvyl transferase family protein, with the protein MPEAMPTILFGAFDRHNLGDLLFPHLLAALLPPGARLIHAGLAERDLRRHGGHRVHALARLACEWGGRPLRLIHVGGELLTCDAWQAAVMLQTPAAARAVIARLDRRPAERQVWAAHELGLSSQAPYVVPRTLFPGAVCVLYNAVGGVGLVDSPPALRAEVLARLAEADAVGVRDRQTLAYVAAAGIAAQLMPDPAAMTAALLGARIRRRGRTGEVAALGAAFPQGYLAVQFSADFGDDDTLAAIAAGLDRAAADAACAVVLFRAGAAPWHDELGCLQRLAARMHAPVHVFNSLHVLDICALIAASRGYCGSSLHGRIVAMACARPRINLLHPSAAARSGKQMAYVETWEPASVPAAVGVDGIAGGVAAALAVDRQLLAETAEGLVLTGRQRFAALLDRCPVAPR; encoded by the coding sequence ATGCCCGAGGCGATGCCGACCATCCTGTTCGGTGCTTTCGACCGCCACAACCTCGGCGATCTGCTGTTCCCGCATCTGCTGGCTGCTTTGCTGCCGCCGGGCGCGCGCCTGATCCATGCCGGCCTGGCCGAGCGCGACCTGCGCCGCCATGGCGGCCACAGGGTCCATGCGCTGGCGAGGCTGGCATGCGAGTGGGGCGGGCGGCCGCTGCGGCTGATCCACGTCGGCGGTGAACTGCTGACCTGCGATGCTTGGCAGGCGGCGGTGATGCTGCAGACGCCGGCTGCGGCACGCGCGGTGATCGCCCGTCTCGACCGCCGGCCGGCCGAACGGCAGGTGTGGGCGGCGCACGAACTGGGGCTGTCGTCGCAGGCGCCCTATGTGGTGCCGCGGACGCTGTTCCCCGGTGCGGTATGCGTGCTCTACAACGCGGTCGGCGGCGTCGGGCTGGTGGACAGCCCGCCGGCGCTGCGTGCCGAGGTGCTCGCCCGGCTTGCCGAAGCCGACGCGGTGGGCGTGCGCGACCGGCAGACGCTGGCCTATGTCGCCGCGGCGGGCATCGCCGCGCAGCTGATGCCCGATCCGGCGGCGATGACGGCGGCGCTGCTCGGTGCGCGCATCCGGCGTCGCGGCCGGACGGGCGAGGTGGCGGCGCTGGGCGCGGCGTTTCCGCAAGGCTATCTGGCGGTGCAGTTCAGCGCCGATTTCGGCGACGACGACACGCTTGCGGCCATCGCCGCCGGACTGGATCGCGCCGCGGCCGATGCCGCGTGCGCCGTGGTGCTGTTCCGCGCCGGGGCGGCGCCCTGGCATGACGAGCTCGGCTGCCTGCAGCGGCTGGCGGCGCGGATGCACGCGCCGGTGCACGTGTTCAATTCTCTCCACGTTCTCGATATCTGCGCGCTGATCGCCGCCAGCCGCGGCTACTGCGGCAGCAGCCTGCACGGCCGCATCGTGGCGATGGCCTGCGCCCGGCCGCGCATTAACCTGCTGCATCCGTCGGCGGCGGCGCGCAGCGGCAAGCAGATGGCCTATGTCGAAACCTGGGAGCCGGCCAGCGTGCCGGCGGCGGTCGGCGTGGATGGAATCGCCGGCGGCGTGGCGGCGGCGCTGGCGGTCGATCGGCAGCTTCTGGCAGAGACGGCCGAGGGCTTGGTCCTCACCGGCCGGCAGCGCTTTGCCGCGTTGCTCGACCGCTGCCCGGTGGCCCCCCGCTAG